The Sulfitobacter sp. SK011 genome has a window encoding:
- a CDS encoding alpha/beta fold hydrolase: MTTLGQGQRRVLALHCTLAFGGAWTGVAKNLSPEVTILAPDMPSHGQSADWDESSDFSATVFNAALSTFGDEPIDIIGHSFGAMIALRLAATLPDQIRSLTLIEPVFLAVASRDAPDTMRDHDERAAPFVEAIAASNRPLAARVFNRMWSGGTPWDDIPERSRAAMIRAIHVVPDTVGFIYEDNAGLLRPGVLDAVRMPTLLMRGSQALPAISAINDGLERRLPNASQIVIEGAGHMAPITHPNEVASAIGDLLERS; encoded by the coding sequence ATGACGACGCTGGGGCAGGGGCAACGCCGCGTGTTGGCCCTGCATTGTACCTTGGCATTTGGTGGCGCATGGACGGGTGTGGCGAAAAACCTCTCGCCGGAGGTGACAATCTTGGCCCCCGATATGCCCAGCCATGGCCAAAGCGCCGATTGGGATGAGAGCAGCGATTTCTCCGCTACGGTTTTTAACGCGGCGCTGTCGACATTCGGCGATGAACCAATAGATATAATCGGTCATTCATTCGGCGCGATGATTGCACTCAGACTTGCAGCGACCCTGCCTGATCAGATACGCAGCCTGACGCTGATTGAGCCTGTTTTCTTAGCGGTGGCATCGCGTGATGCACCGGACACAATGCGAGATCACGATGAACGCGCCGCCCCGTTTGTCGAAGCAATTGCGGCGTCCAATCGCCCCCTTGCCGCGCGGGTCTTTAACCGAATGTGGAGTGGCGGAACGCCGTGGGATGACATCCCGGAACGGTCGCGCGCCGCGATGATACGTGCGATCCATGTGGTGCCGGATACGGTTGGTTTTATCTATGAGGACAACGCCGGATTGTTGCGACCCGGTGTCCTGGATGCGGTGAGGATGCCAACCCTTCTGATGCGTGGGTCGCAGGCACTACCTGCCATATCCGCTATCAACGATGGTTTGGAACGGCGGCTGCCAAATGCGTCGCAGATTGTGATCGAAGGTGCCGGGCATATGGCACCAATCACGCATCCTAATGAGGTGGCCTCAGCGATTGGTGATCTGCTAGAGCGTAGTTAA
- a CDS encoding low specificity L-threonine aldolase: protein MFFASDNAGPVHPQIMERIVTANAGYAMPYGKDPIMDDVTTGIRTAFEAPEAAVYLVATGTAANALALATYCQPWQTIFCSEVAHIQEDECNAPEFYTGAAKLTVIPTADKMTPEGLAAAIEPRAPTDVHSAQRGPVSITQVTERGSLYSLEELRALTAVAKSYDLPVHLDGARFANAMMALGCTAAEMTWKSNVDVVSFGGTKNGCMGVEAVVFFDPKKAWEFELRRKRGAHLFSKHRFLSAQMAGYLQDDLWKQTARQANDNAAYLVAGLRKAGAEFLHEPQANMVFALFPRSVHRKLTAAGAKYYVWKGSLDGADDEMVGARLVCDWSISRADIDTFLSHF, encoded by the coding sequence GACAATGCTGGCCCTGTCCATCCACAGATCATGGAACGGATCGTCACGGCAAACGCGGGTTATGCGATGCCATATGGCAAAGACCCGATCATGGACGACGTCACAACGGGGATCAGAACCGCGTTTGAAGCCCCAGAGGCGGCAGTCTATCTTGTGGCGACGGGGACCGCAGCAAATGCACTGGCGCTGGCGACATATTGCCAGCCATGGCAGACGATCTTCTGTTCCGAAGTTGCGCATATCCAAGAGGACGAATGCAATGCACCGGAATTCTATACAGGTGCGGCAAAGCTGACAGTGATCCCCACAGCTGACAAAATGACGCCCGAAGGGTTGGCAGCCGCGATTGAACCGCGCGCGCCGACAGACGTGCATTCCGCACAACGTGGTCCTGTCTCGATCACCCAAGTCACGGAACGAGGATCCCTCTATTCGCTGGAAGAGCTGCGTGCGTTGACGGCAGTCGCCAAGAGCTATGACTTGCCAGTGCATTTGGACGGCGCACGGTTTGCAAATGCCATGATGGCGCTTGGGTGTACCGCGGCAGAGATGACGTGGAAATCAAACGTGGATGTGGTGAGCTTTGGCGGTACCAAAAACGGCTGTATGGGAGTTGAAGCGGTCGTGTTTTTCGACCCCAAGAAGGCTTGGGAGTTTGAGTTGCGCCGCAAACGCGGGGCACATTTGTTTTCCAAACATCGGTTTCTGTCGGCACAGATGGCAGGCTATTTGCAAGATGATCTTTGGAAACAGACCGCCCGGCAGGCAAACGACAATGCAGCCTATCTTGTCGCAGGGCTGCGCAAGGCCGGGGCAGAATTTTTGCATGAACCACAGGCCAACATGGTATTTGCACTTTTCCCGCGTTCAGTGCATCGCAAGCTGACTGCGGCGGGGGCCAAATACTATGTCTGGAAGGGGTCACTGGACGGTGCTGATGATGAAATGGTCGGCGCTCGGCTGGTCTGTGACTGGTCGATCAGCCGCGCAGATATCGACACATTCCTAAGCCATTTTTAA